TTTGGTCGCTGGATTCTGCCCCTGCTCCCTCAGCATTACTGAATGCTGAGTGGTAACACATGGCGCATTCAATCTGACATCTTGTTCAATATCTGATCCTGGTGAAGAGATATGTCCGGTTGCCGGTGTAGCCAGATCATTGGCATTGAAGGAAGTCTAGACTCTAGAGAGCTGGGGCAGCATTGGCCATTGGGGAATTCCAAATTCAATGTCGATAAATTCTTCCCCGCTGGCACCCTGTACTTGGAAGATCTTCATACCTATCCTCCATTCCAGTACCTCCTCCTCTGCACCTGTTTCTTCTTCAGCAGTTGAGCACAGACCATTGTTCCAATCCAATGCAAGCCCCCAACCGCACCTGCGTAACTCAGTCCCAGCATCCCCAACATGTGCAATAACTCACCAGTGGTTGCGTGGTGGCTGTTGGTGCTTTCCCTGGTTGCCCTCTCAATGCTCTCATCCTGTTCCTGAACACTTCTGGCCTAGTTCGTCACAGCGTCAGCAGAGCAGAGGCACCGCCTCAACCACCCCTGTGTGTTGGTGCTTTCGCCATCACCCTAATAAATAGTCGCCATTGCAGAtggggagaaagaaaaaaatcaatggCGGGTAGGATAGCCATGGCCCCATGGAATGGAATGCAGTGCGAGGCAGGGCAGCGTGGACTGGACTCGGCGGGTCGCCATGAGCGCGTGCTATCTTGAGGCTTCTTGGCACGGTGTCATCATGGCCGATGCTGCCCCGTGCGTGCCCTGTTCTGGAAGAACAGCCGCGAGTGGCTCCGGATGACAGACAGCTGGGCCCTGCAAAATTAAGCTTGGGTGCTTGTCAGGGCAGCATTGTTCACATGCCTGTGGTTTATGGACTCGTAACAAACTCCATTAATCACTTCATCACTAGTATAAAGCCCACAAGCCACAACGGGTTCATTACACTACAACAGGTTCAGAACACTCGTCAGAGCTCAGAGCACTCGTCGTCAGAGTTGAGATGGCTCCGGCGACGACGTTGCAGGCGAGGTGGCTGCTAGCCGTGGCGCTTCTCCTCGCCGTGGGGATCCACGGCGGCCGGGCGCAGCCGCTGGTGCCGGCGGTGATGACGTTCGGCGACTCGTCGGTCGACGTCGGGAACAACGACTACCTCCACACCATCATCAAGGCCAACTTCCCGCCCTACGGCAGGGACTTCGCCAACCACGTCGCCACGGGGAGGTTCTGCAACGGCAAGCTCGCCACCGACATCACCGGTACACTCTTTGCTCGGACTCTGTTCGTTTTCTGATGGATATGAGGTCGTGTGTCACAACTTCTCGTCTGTGGTTTGCAGCTGATACACTGGGGTTCACTACCTACCCTGCTGCGTACCTGAGCCCACAGGCGTCAGGGCAGAACCTTCTGATCGGCGCCAACTTCGCCTCTGCAGGATCCGGGTACTACGACCACACGGCGCTCATGTATGTAAGTATAAATGCATCTTCAGTAACATTCCCAAGAATTCGAGCAGAAATCTATCGCCATCGATCTCGATGCTGGTGGTACCTACCAGTGGTACTTGATCTGATTTGCAATCCTGCATGTGAGTGTGAATGATGAGCTGATCTCTGCTAACTGGACCAAGCTCTGGACTGTGACTGTGTGATCGATCCAGCACGCGATCCCGCTGTCCCAGCAGCTGCAGTACTTCCGGGAGTACCAGTCgaagctggcggcggtggccggcggcgcccaggcccaCTCCATCATCTCCGGCGCGCTCTACATCAtcagcgccggcgccagcgaCTTCGTCCAGAACTACTACATCAACCCCTTCCTCTTCAAGACCCAGACCGCCGACCAGTTCTCCGACCGCCTCGTCGCCATCTTCAGCAACACCGTCTCGGTAATTCAGCAACACTCATCACTGATCGATCGACATGTTCCAGATCATCCAATTAAGCTGCTTCAATGGTGTTCTGATGATCATCTTCAGCAACTCTACGGCATGGGGGCGCGGCGCATCGGCGTgacgtcgctgccgccgctgggTTGCCTACCGGCGTCGATCACGCTGTTCGGGCACGGGAGCAACGGCTGCGTCTCCAGGCTGAACCGCGACTCCCAGAGCTTCAACGGGAAGATGAACGCCACCGTGGAGGCGCTGTCGCGCCGGTACCCGGACCTCAAGATCGCCGTGTTCGACATCTACACGCCGCTGCACGACCTCGCCACCGACCCGCAGGCGCAGGGCTTCACGGAGGCCAGGCGCGGGTGCTGCGGGACGGGGACGGTGGAGACGACGGTGCTCCTCTGCAATCCCAAGTCGGTGGGGACGTGCCCCAACGCCACGTCCTACGTCTTCTGGGACGCCGTCCACCCGTCGGAGGCGGCCAACCAGGTCATCGCCGACTCGCTCATCACCGAGGGATTGAACCTCGTCACATGATCAAATCACTCGCCGGAGCTCGCTGTTGAATCTGTTTGTGTTAGGTCGTCAGCCGCCGTCGACCAGTAGTACAGTGTTCTTAGGTGAAACAGGCTGCGTGCATcctgaagaaagaaaataacGCTGGTTCATCGGGATGGGGGGCACGGGTTCTAAGGCGATATCTGTGAAATTGTTACTTTTTGTTGTGTTTCAAAATTTAACTGTATGATGTTGATATTTTCGGAAACTACTATAAGGCACTTAAAAATGAACTCATTATTTATCAAGTTTATTAAGTTGTCATTTGTGTGTGCCCCTTCATCAGGAGAGGGGTAACTTAAGTGTGAGTGTTTGACTatagtgtaaaaaaaaaagtaaaaaaggtTACTCATTTGAGATTATATAAACAAACTCATTCCTTTTTTTATTGAGGAGGGGTAAAATGAAaatatatacattttttttactaCGGTAAAAGTGAGGTGAGGACAAGGCGGCTTCCCcctttccccttccccttcgcCTACACCCATCCGCCGATCCGCCATCACCATCGGTGGCTCGGCCATGTGAACCTCGCAGCGGAATCACCGCCACCACTCGGACGCCCTTCTCCCCCGCTGCGGCCGCGCTCTATCTCGCCTCTCCGACACCAGCAGCCGGGCACGACCACCGCTGCTGTTCGCTGCACTTATTACGACCTCCCCAGGTCTCGCCGGCCAGCCATTAGGCCCCGCGTGTAAGCCTTCCTCTTGGGCCAGATATTGCTAAATTGCTTGCTCGTATGAACCAAAATTTCACTGTTTTTTAGTAACGTTTTTTTAGCCAACACACAAATGCGCTAGATCGCGCGGATTGTGAACAGACCGAATAGCCAAGATGCTGCACAGGCCGGTCAGGTCGGTCCAGCAAcccggttagaccggtttccTGAGGTTTGGCTCGAGTCAATCGTTCAAGGGGATAACTACCACACTTACATGATGGAGGATGCTTAGGTTTACGAGCAAACCAGTAAAGGGATAACTAACGCACTTACGTGACGAAGAACAACTAGTTTACGAGCAAAGATCGTCGAAGCTCTCGCCTGGGAGGGACCCTGTCACGGCGTGGACGTCGTCGGCGTACCCTAGGTCGACCATCAACCTAGGACGCCATCTATGGTCATGGAGAACAATAGATGAACAGCATGGAGGTTGGAAAAGGATTAGGGTTTAGGAGATAAAAGTAAGTTGTAGATTGATTCGATTGGATCATGCCCCTCAATCGGCTATGGTCCTTTATATTTATAAGGTGGGAGATCTTTTCCCGTAAGGAAGTCCCGTTTCAACTGCAATTTGTCCAGGACTCCAAGATTCGCTTCGGACTCAGGATGACCGGTCTGACCACGCCAGCGACCACGCAGACCGCACCAGCGATTGCCCGATCGCACCAGCGACCGCCCCGACCGCTCGAGACTGCTCCAACTCCTCCGACTGCTCGAGACTGGTCAGACCGCCCATAGAGACTGGTCTGACTGACTGGTCCAACCTAGTCGGCATTGCTACTATTTTTGGGCTCcaacaaatttttttaaaatttctgAAGATCCTATTGACGTTTCATTTATGTTTAATTTAGCCAATGTATGCTGTTTTACTAGAGAGTTGGGATTGCAGTTGTTCAATAAATTGCGATCAGGTCATCGTACATGGAAAGAAGCCATTTTCTTGACAGTGTCATACCTTTCATAGTGATTCTTCTGTTGCTAGATGAAGGAAGGATTTTGTTCGCATACACTTTTGAACACAAAGTTCAGTTCTAGCTACACCGTCGAATGTTATCGAATCCATACTTCCCCCGCCCCGAAGCGAGATGGGTGTTTAGATCTTTAGTCCGgataaaattcatgtcacatcgaatattcggaggctaattaggaggactaaatatgagttaattataaaactaattacacagatggaggctaattcacgagacgaatctattaagcctaattaatctatcattagcacatgtttactgtagcatcacgttgtcaaatcttggactaattaagcttaatagattcgtctcgcaaattagtctccatttgtgcaattagttttataattattctatatttaatactcctaattagtatctaaatatgaCAGGAagtttaggagggactaaagtacacagatgaaggctaattcacgagacgaatctattaagcctaattaatctatcattagcacatgtttactgtagcatcacgttgtcaaatcttggactaattaagcttaatagattcgtctcgcaaattagtctccatttgtgcaattgattttataattattctatatttaatactcctaattagtattaaatatgacaggaattttaggagggactaaagaaacagACACCCCTAAATATGTAGAGTAGTGCTTACTGCATATTGTGATTGATGCTGCTGTTATCAAGTACAAGCTGTTATTCTTTTTTCCGATCTCGTGGAAATAGGTGGTCCCAGACTCCCAGCACTAGTTTCATTGGAGTCCAAACTTTTTCCCTCATAGTAAAGCTAATCTGATGCTCTCCTGTCTTGTTCTGTAGGCTCGCACAATGTCGGCTGCACCAGCATATTATCCACCTTGGTCATAAATCCAGCCTGAAATCCTGGATCTTTTCCTGCAGCGCCTCCCCTCTCTAGCTGATTGTGTTCGTTTGAGAGCAGCATGCCACCCATGGCGATCAAATACCAGGGTGCAGTCACTTCCCCTTCCATTCCCATGGCTCACTCTGCCCGATGCTCAGCATTTCAGGTGGTGAAATACACCGCATACGTGTTCCTGATGGCGCTTGCTGTTTTGGCTCCATTGATGAATGGCTCTTCCTAATGCACAGAAATGGTGGTTTCTCATTGATGAACCCTTTCTCCATGGCCACTTTAGTCCTGGAGCTTCCTAGGCTACCTACTGTTTTTCGTTGCTGTGCCGATGGCTGCACTGCAGTTAAGCTGTGCGAGTATGACTATAAGCTGGTGGTTTCCTCACGCCTGGAATTGTCACCACTTTCTCTCATTGCTGCACTGATTGGGGGTAGTGGTTTTGACCCTAAAGTTTCTATTTGGCAGCCACCGATTGCCTCTGGCTTCGCAGCGCGGGAACAAATACCGAAGGGTTGTGGTTGCCTGGTTGGGCTCCGGGCGGAAGGAATGTGGTGTTGAAGGCCAGATTCTGTTTCGGGTTAACGTGTGGCGCGATAAaaatcggcggcggcgcggcgtgcagCGGCGAGCAAGTGAAGCGGGCGAGCTGCTTGCTGCAGGGCTAGCTCCAGAGCTCAAACGTGCACCGAGAAACAGGCCCCCTTTTTAAGTGAACTTGATccaaaacaaactccaaaagaccAAAAACCCTTACTAAGTTTTGAAGTCCGTTCATAGGCCTACAGGTTCTGTAAAGGCTGTAAGCTCAACGGTTGATTTGTTTGAGAGATAAACATCTCTGAACTCTGACCAAAATACACGTTTCATAACAATCTTCTGTGCGGCCAAAGTTCTGAACTCGATCACTTCCTTGGTGAAATGTGTCCAAAACACAATCCAACTCACCAGATATCCTTACTAAAATTTGAAGTGGACATAGGGCTTTAACTTGCGTACGAGGTTTGTGTTTAAAGCTTGCACGGTTTTGAAGATCTCTAACCCCGAACCTTGGCCAAAACTGAAAGGTTCAGACTCAAAATTAAGTTTCAGTGCACTGTGCACAAGCATCCATCTGTACTGGCTGAGTTGTTTGATGAATTTCGACCAAACTTGAATGTTACCTCCCAGTCAACCCTTTAGCAAAGTTGTAGAAGGATTACAGGGCTACAGCTTGTAGAAGAAACTAGGTTCAAAAGATCCATGCTTTGAAAGATATTTGGCTCTGAATCCCGAGTTTCAGAGTAACCTGCAAAGTTCTGAGATTCACATATACAGCTGGTCCTAGATGATGGTGGGTTCTTGCTATTAGGTTTAGTCGATCACTTTAACTGTAAGCATCACTATGGTATTGGTTTACATGCTCTTCTTTGTATTGAGATGAGGACATCAATCAtttattgcaatttgcaaacgAGCTTTTCAAAAGGGACTATTCCTTCAAGCAAGAGAAAGGAGGCAAACAGGGTTGAAGGACTGGGGAGCGAACTGAAAGCTCCCTTTCGAAGAAAAACTGTCGTTGGAAAGAGCTTCATGCATACGATCTCCTCGCGCCATCACCGCGACCGGGCTGCTCGCCACGTATCTGCCGCTCGTCCATGTTCCCCTCGCTGGTGGCTGGGAGGACGTGCGGGTCGGCGATCAGGTCCTCGCCTTCCGCCACGCCGTGTTCGCCGCCACCATGCCGGAGCCTCCGGCGTTCTCGACGACGGTGGTGCCTTTCTGGACCACGTGGTCCacgccgcggtcgcggatgACCATCTTATTGCCGTTAACCTTCTCATCCGGGACGAGCGTGCCGGCGCGGCCAAGCAGAGCCCGCCGTTGCCCTTGGTGTCGTTGACGCTCTGGCAGCGTTGATGAGTGGCGAGGGGTCGCCGCCGTACAAAGGACACCCCTGTGATGTTGTTGCCGTTGCCGAGGACGAAATAGGCGGGGATCTGACGGTCCAATGTGCTGGCGCCCACGGTGGTGAGCCACGGCGCGCCGTTGGCGAGCGTGCCTATGCCCGCGGCCCCTTGTTCTCGAATCTCGGAGGAGCACGCGACGAAGATGCTCTTTACCGTGGCGCTGCTGTAGACCGACGACGTCGATGTCGAAGCCGTTGAGACCGTACTGAGCTGAGCAACGCATTCGCGGACAaaggccgagcagcagcagctcgagTTCAATTTCGGAAAACCAGGCAATGCAAGCTCACGACGGCAAGGTGGCGACGACACGGCGGCACCCAGGCTGCCGGCGACCAGCTGTCGTAGGGGCGCCAGCGCCACCCGACCTCCGGCCTCCGCGGGATACGAGACGACTGAGTCAGACTCCGATTGCGCCGAATTCGATCCGCACGTTTCTGATCGAACGGTCCCCAAGGACCcccggggtggacggtaaatgaaataccgtccacccccggtACAAGCGCTTCCTCTGCTTTGGTGCCTTGGTGCCctggctcgccggagcgccgctgCGTTCCAGCCGCTACCCGTCTCCGTATCCTTGCTCCCATCGGTCggcaccgccgcggcgccgccccctaTCCCGGCGGGGATCGCGAGGCCCCATCTCGCTCAAGGGGTAGCACCAGCAACATTTCCTCCTCTGCTCCCGCAGCTACGaccgggcgccgccggccggaatCAGTTGCTCCACGTGCCTGTGCTCGCGCCGGCTGGGCATGGACGACATGGTACGCGGCTACGCGCCTCGCATTGTTCTCCTCCCAGGCTGCGCCTCATGTACGAAGGCGAGCACGTGCTGTGGCTGGGCAGCTGCAGGATGCTGATGGACATGGCTCGTCAGTGCGCTTGCTTCAGATCTTACCACCAGTTTTTTGTTCTGAAGAAACCTTCTTCGTGCTTCCATTCCATTCCGCCGGGCAAAATTCCAAGTGCGTTTCACAATGCGTAATGCCGTCCGCCACCGcggcctccatggccgccacTATGTCCTTGCTATAGGCTATAGCACCCGCCCGCCCAGCACGCCTTGTTCGCCGCGATGCGCGCGCGGGAGCGGCGCCATGCTCCTGGCCGTGCCGACCGGCATCCCCCCGAGCCCGGCGCTCCGCacggcgtgcgccgccgccgtgctggccGTGTGCGTTCCGTGCCCAACCACGTCCCGCGGCGACCGCGCTTCCTTGGTCCCGTCCAGCCCGGCGCCCTTGTTCGCCGACGCGGCGACGCCTGGTACGACGCCGCGAAGCACCGCGAGCCAATGAGCTTGTTGTTGCACGCTGACGCGGTGAAGTTGGGGCCGTCGTCCCACTTGCCCCGCCACTTGGCCGGCCCGGGGCTAGACGCCGGAGTCGACGAGACTGATCCGCTGATgacgccgtcgctgccgccgccggcctgcgcgAGGAGGCCGTTGACCCTGTCGAGGCCGAGGTACTCAGGCGTGCGGGTGGTTTGGAGCACGTAGCGGCGCTGGGGGCTGACAACGAGGACGATGGGCTTGGAGCCTTGGACTCGAGGCCTCGAGCTGCGCAGCCTGCGCCGGCATCATCCGAGCGGCAAAGCCCTGGACGAGGGTCTGGTAGGAGTAGAGGATGCCGGCGAGTGGTGCCACGGAGCGGAGCTTGGTGCTGTACCACTCGGTGTTTGTCGGTGAAATCGAGCGGCCGCATTTGGTTGGCAATGCTGACGATGCACGTGTCCATGGCGGCCGCCTCGTCcccgggtggtggcggcgcggtggagggcagaaaagccgccgccgccgccttcggaGCTGCGTCTTTGGTGCACTCTGTCGGCGGATGTATCCGCCGATTGCATCGCGACGGACGCCGGTGGCAGCGCGGCCTCGTCGGCCTCCGCCTTGCTGGCTTGCATAATAGGGGGTTTCCTGAAAATCATTGGACCAAGGATTTTTCATTAACACTCCtattttggatcgcgatccaatttaggggtTTTTATGTAAAATATCAGGTGGCCATTTTATGTAAAGACCCCTGATTTGGATGGCGAccaataatcgcgatccgatatTATTCATAAAGCTTCTTGTTGTTTTATAAATAAGCCCTTTCCTCCTCCCGATGGGCAGCCGCTCCTTCTCCCCTCTCagcgatccgccgccgccgagggtcGCCGCCCTCTGTCCACTGCAAGCGCAAGGCTCGACCAATCCATGCCCTCCCCATCCTCAAGCCCCAGCACCATCTCTtcacccacccgccgccgcggcaaggACCGAAAGCTCGCACATTCGCCTCATTCAAGCCCAGGTACGCATAGCCGCATAGGCCTCGCCGATCCGCCTTGCCGGGACGAGATGAGGCCTCCGGTGGCGAcgtccggcggcggaggggttgTGGTTGGA
Above is a genomic segment from Setaria viridis chromosome 4, Setaria_viridis_v4.0, whole genome shotgun sequence containing:
- the LOC117851549 gene encoding GDSL esterase/lipase APG; this encodes MAPATTLQARWLLAVALLLAVGIHGGRAQPLVPAVMTFGDSSVDVGNNDYLHTIIKANFPPYGRDFANHVATGRFCNGKLATDITADTLGFTTYPAAYLSPQASGQNLLIGANFASAGSGYYDHTALMYHAIPLSQQLQYFREYQSKLAAVAGGAQAHSIISGALYIISAGASDFVQNYYINPFLFKTQTADQFSDRLVAIFSNTVSQLYGMGARRIGVTSLPPLGCLPASITLFGHGSNGCVSRLNRDSQSFNGKMNATVEALSRRYPDLKIAVFDIYTPLHDLATDPQAQGFTEARRGCCGTGTVETTVLLCNPKSVGTCPNATSYVFWDAVHPSEAANQVIADSLITEGLNLVT